In one window of Henckelia pumila isolate YLH828 chromosome 1, ASM3356847v2, whole genome shotgun sequence DNA:
- the LOC140868186 gene encoding probable pectinesterase/pectinesterase inhibitor 39, which produces MATTTMVVIFLQIFPFPTLPAASFFIDSNPTSRQLVENAERIPSMVGSRSPVSKDGKGEFRSISEALEASPSNSNDPVYINIESGEYYELINVGMEKTNIVLKGAGIDRMVIVSNGSLDGSQSAATLKNLSDYSVFYNCNCKLKGVNGSLKAKGGNQFYRGCNVHGQNHLVSGYTTIYFQKSSFFAETEKAVFSSQSSFLVSDKRITFNRCSFYAGQHMKNSSAAAYLGELLGKYSKIVVIL; this is translated from the exons atGGCGACAACGACGATGGTGGTGatatttcttcaaatttttcCTTTCCCAACTCTCCCAGCAGCCTCTTTTTTCATTGACTCTAACCCAACGAGCAGACAATTGGTGGAGAATGCAGAGAGAATACCATCAATGGTGGGTAGTAGGAGTCCTG TGTCTAAAGATGGTAAGGGAGAGTTTCGATCAATTTCCGAAGCCTTAGAGGCTTCCCCAAGCAATAGCAACGACCCCGTTTATATCAATATCGAAAGCGGGGAGTATTACGAGCTGATTAATGTTGGCATGGAAAAAACCAACATTGTCCTTAAGGGTGCGGGAATTGATAGAATGGTGATTGTTTCGAATGGGAGTTTGGATGGGAGTCAATCGGCTGCAACACTAA AAAATTTGTCAGATTATTCAGTTTTCTACAACTGTAACTGTAAGCTGAAAGGAGTGAATGGATCGTTGAAAGCCAAAGGAGGGAATCAGTTTTACCGCGGTTGCAATGTTCATGGACAAAATCATCTGGTTTCTGGATACACCACGATATATTTCCAGAAAAGCAGTTTTTTTGCCGAGACAGAGAAAGCAGTATTTTCCTCTCAATCTAGCTTCCTTGTGTCCGACAAGAGAATCACTTTTAATCGGTGTTCTTTTTACGCGGGGCAGCACATGAAGAATTCATCAGCAGCAGCATACTTAGGTGAATTATTGGGGAAGTATTCTAAAATTGTAGTGATTCTGTGA